A single genomic interval of Saccharothrix saharensis harbors:
- a CDS encoding dihydrofolate reductase family protein: MTKVVLNGSVSLDGYSAGPNVSDEHPMGEGGERLHEWLFAEGSDGDAAFAATVGAVVLGRRTFDLGLRFWQDTPFPVPSFVLTHEERPPLAMRSAAFTFVTDGPKSAVARARAAAGDRDVLVMAAAETAQHVLRAGLVDEVRLQLVPVLLGAGTRLLDGLRPTELERVGVTEADDVLHLRFRVLR, encoded by the coding sequence ATGACGAAGGTGGTGTTGAACGGCTCGGTGTCGCTCGACGGGTACAGCGCCGGGCCGAACGTGAGCGACGAGCACCCGATGGGCGAGGGCGGCGAGCGGCTGCACGAGTGGCTGTTCGCCGAGGGTTCGGACGGCGACGCGGCGTTCGCGGCGACGGTCGGCGCGGTCGTGCTGGGCAGGCGGACGTTCGACCTGGGGCTGCGGTTCTGGCAGGACACGCCGTTCCCGGTGCCCAGCTTCGTGCTGACCCACGAGGAGCGCCCGCCGTTGGCGATGAGGTCGGCGGCGTTCACGTTCGTCACCGACGGGCCGAAGAGCGCGGTCGCCCGGGCACGGGCCGCGGCGGGGGACAGGGACGTGCTGGTGATGGCCGCCGCCGAGACCGCGCAGCACGTGCTGCGGGCCGGGCTGGTGGACGAGGTCCGGCTCCAGCTCGTGCCCGTGCTGCTGGGTGCGGGCACGCGGCTGCTGGACGGGCTGCGGCCCACCGAGCTGGAGCGGGTCGGGGTGACCGAGGCCGACGACGTGCTGCACCTGCGGTTCCGCGTCCTGCGGTGA
- a CDS encoding type VII secretion target, whose protein sequence is MAGFEIVADTLEAHSKQLDDLGARLQGAVDAAKTVSMPTDAYGIICQPFRMMLDPVEQYGLDALQGAVEAMDAAGKAVKHTVDQYREMEEAIRDSFKAGD, encoded by the coding sequence ATGGCCGGTTTCGAGATCGTCGCGGACACGCTCGAAGCGCACAGCAAGCAGTTGGACGACCTGGGGGCGCGACTGCAGGGCGCGGTGGACGCCGCCAAGACGGTGAGCATGCCGACCGACGCGTACGGCATCATCTGCCAGCCGTTCCGGATGATGCTCGACCCGGTCGAGCAGTACGGGCTCGACGCGCTGCAGGGTGCCGTGGAAGCGATGGACGCCGCCGGCAAGGCCGTGAAGCACACCGTCGACCAGTACCGGGAGATGGAAGAGGCGATCCGGGACAGTTTCAAGGCCGGTGACTGA
- a CDS encoding YbaB/EbfC family nucleoid-associated protein: protein MPEDIGASERMLSQWQQSIEQKAERYQEMAARVQGMTISEASRDGSVRLTIGSNGILTHLEIAESARDKRMAEVSAEVMRTLQRAQSRIPELLQQAMAETIGTQDETANVLFDEAKRNFPAPPHEEPAPPPVGREIRFGIEDDDAPAPPPSRPAPPAPPSRRPARRPDEDDDFGGQSFLS from the coding sequence GTGCCGGAGGACATCGGCGCATCGGAGCGGATGCTCAGCCAGTGGCAGCAAAGCATCGAGCAGAAAGCCGAGCGCTACCAGGAGATGGCCGCCCGCGTGCAGGGCATGACCATCTCCGAGGCGTCCCGCGACGGCTCGGTGCGGCTCACCATCGGCTCCAACGGCATCCTGACCCACCTGGAGATCGCCGAGTCCGCGCGGGACAAGCGGATGGCCGAGGTGTCGGCCGAGGTGATGAGGACGTTGCAGCGCGCCCAGTCGCGCATCCCGGAACTGCTCCAGCAGGCCATGGCCGAGACCATCGGCACGCAGGACGAGACGGCCAACGTGCTGTTCGACGAGGCCAAGCGCAACTTCCCCGCCCCGCCGCACGAAGAACCCGCGCCGCCGCCGGTGGGCCGTGAGATCCGGTTCGGCATCGAGGACGACGACGCGCCCGCCCCGCCGCCCTCGCGCCCCGCGCCGCCGGCCCCGCCGTCACGCAGGCCGGCGCGCCGACCGGACGAGGACGACGACTTCGGCGGACAGTCCTTCCTGTCGTAA
- a CDS encoding beta-propeller domain-containing protein codes for MRRWSWGTRAALFGGAALVVGVSAASAVPTGAEDRRAVPPIEAVPVDLVAFDTCDAALAELRTAIAPHVGVYGLGGHGFLTKADGEVAMESQADARAGSARQAPGDAAAVPEHSRTNAHESGVDEPDLVKTDGKRVVTVADGRLRVLDVATRQLTGTLDVPAGHASQLLLHGDRALVIGAGQGLAGRGIVVDGPAGGYAEDSSVTLVDLSGAPRVLGTLTVDGRYVDARQVDGVVRVVVHSGPRLPWVYPMDGRSEAESLIANRELVATAPIEAWLPHYELTDADGATSEGLLVACDRVSHPEHHSATSMLSVLTFDFPGDLGTGDAVTIMADGDTVYGTGGSLYVADDHHLRPMTRFAPDTPASTAIHQFDVSRPGPPRHVASGSVAGTLLNQYSLSEHQGHLRVATTSGDAPGIPGQAPATQSSVTVLKRDGTTLVEVGRLDGLGVGERIYSVRFVGPVGYVVTFRQVDPLYTLDLSDPARPREVGELKITGYSAYLHPAGGGKLIGVGQEATGQGRVTGTQVSLFDVSDPAAPTKVAGHHLPGASSEVEFDPHAFLYWPARDLVVLPVTGSGAAGREVQATGGLLVLRLGDGAFSALGTVRHDGSAYDPGIRRALVIGDDLWTVSAVGVQVSRIDGLARQAWVPFT; via the coding sequence ATGAGGCGATGGTCCTGGGGTACGCGGGCGGCGCTGTTCGGCGGCGCGGCACTGGTGGTCGGGGTGAGCGCGGCCTCCGCCGTGCCCACCGGGGCGGAGGACCGGCGGGCGGTGCCGCCGATCGAGGCGGTGCCGGTGGACCTGGTGGCGTTCGACACGTGCGACGCCGCGCTGGCCGAGCTGAGGACGGCCATCGCGCCGCACGTCGGCGTGTACGGGTTGGGCGGTCACGGCTTCCTGACCAAGGCCGACGGCGAGGTCGCGATGGAGAGCCAGGCCGACGCGCGGGCCGGGAGCGCGCGACAAGCGCCCGGTGACGCGGCCGCCGTGCCCGAGCACTCCAGGACCAACGCGCACGAGTCGGGCGTGGACGAGCCCGACCTGGTCAAGACCGACGGCAAGCGGGTCGTCACGGTCGCCGACGGCAGGCTGCGCGTGCTGGACGTGGCGACGCGTCAGCTCACCGGAACGCTGGACGTGCCCGCGGGCCACGCCTCCCAACTGCTGCTGCACGGCGATCGCGCGCTCGTCATCGGCGCGGGCCAGGGCCTGGCGGGCCGGGGGATCGTGGTCGACGGCCCGGCCGGGGGGTACGCCGAGGACTCGTCGGTGACGCTGGTCGACCTGTCCGGCGCGCCCCGGGTCCTGGGCACGCTCACCGTGGACGGCCGCTACGTCGACGCGCGCCAGGTCGACGGCGTGGTGCGGGTGGTCGTGCACTCGGGGCCGCGCCTGCCGTGGGTGTACCCGATGGACGGTCGCAGCGAGGCGGAGTCGCTGATCGCGAACCGGGAGCTGGTCGCCACCGCGCCCATCGAGGCGTGGTTGCCGCACTACGAGCTGACCGACGCCGACGGCGCGACCTCCGAGGGCCTGCTGGTGGCGTGCGACCGGGTCAGCCACCCGGAGCACCACTCGGCCACGTCGATGCTGTCCGTGCTGACGTTCGACTTCCCCGGCGACCTGGGCACCGGCGACGCGGTGACGATCATGGCGGACGGCGACACCGTCTACGGCACGGGCGGCTCGCTGTACGTGGCCGACGACCACCACCTGCGGCCGATGACGCGGTTCGCGCCGGACACCCCCGCCTCCACCGCCATCCACCAGTTCGACGTGTCCCGGCCGGGGCCGCCCCGGCACGTGGCGTCCGGGTCGGTCGCGGGCACGCTGCTCAACCAGTACTCGCTGTCCGAGCACCAGGGCCACCTCCGGGTGGCGACCACGTCCGGGGACGCGCCGGGCATCCCCGGGCAGGCGCCCGCGACGCAGAGCTCGGTCACCGTGCTCAAGCGGGACGGCACGACGCTGGTGGAGGTCGGCCGGCTCGACGGGCTCGGCGTCGGCGAGCGGATCTACAGCGTCCGGTTCGTCGGGCCGGTCGGCTACGTGGTGACGTTCCGGCAGGTCGACCCGCTGTACACGCTGGACCTGTCCGACCCGGCCAGGCCGCGCGAGGTCGGCGAGCTGAAGATCACCGGCTACTCGGCGTACCTGCACCCCGCCGGTGGCGGGAAGCTGATCGGTGTCGGGCAGGAGGCCACCGGGCAGGGCCGGGTCACCGGCACGCAGGTGTCGTTGTTCGACGTGTCGGACCCCGCCGCGCCGACGAAGGTCGCCGGGCACCACCTGCCCGGGGCGAGTTCGGAGGTGGAGTTCGACCCGCACGCGTTCCTGTACTGGCCGGCCCGCGACCTGGTGGTGCTGCCGGTGACCGGGTCGGGCGCCGCCGGCCGGGAGGTGCAGGCGACCGGCGGCCTGCTGGTGCTGCGGCTGGGCGACGGCGCGTTCTCCGCGCTGGGCACGGTGCGGCACGACGGGTCGGCCTACGACCCGGGCATCCGCCGGGCGCTGGTGATCGGCGACGACCTGTGGACGGTGTCGGCGGTGGGCGTGCAGGTCAGCCGGATCGACGGGCTGGCGCGCCAGGCGTGGGTGCCGTTCACCTGA
- a CDS encoding LysR family transcriptional regulator, with protein MTDLDLLSTFVEIYRAGSLTAAAGRRGLTQPAVSGHLARLERELGEPLFVRSSRGVTPTARADALARRVGAHVDGLRSALSEVDDREACAGTVHLGGAVEVVSARVLPALAPLTARGLRLRITLGLADDLLAALANARLDLVVSAVRPADRALVATPFVDEEFVLVGAPTLVRTIDRALLAADPVRALAHLPLVAYAEELPIVRRYWRSEFGRRPPNPVAVVVPDLRAVLAAVVAGAGVSALPRYLADPALAAGSVELAHQAAVPPLNTLFLATRVGGLANPSVALVHGHLMARSRDWGVL; from the coding sequence GTGACCGATCTCGACCTGCTGTCCACGTTCGTGGAGATCTACCGGGCCGGCTCGCTGACCGCCGCCGCCGGGCGCCGGGGCCTCACCCAGCCCGCGGTGAGCGGGCACCTGGCCCGGTTGGAGCGGGAGCTGGGCGAGCCGCTGTTCGTGCGCTCCAGCCGCGGCGTCACGCCCACCGCGCGGGCCGACGCGCTGGCCCGCCGGGTCGGCGCGCACGTGGACGGGCTGCGGTCCGCGCTGTCCGAAGTGGACGACCGGGAGGCGTGCGCGGGCACCGTGCACCTGGGTGGCGCGGTGGAGGTGGTGTCCGCGCGGGTGCTGCCCGCGCTGGCGCCGCTGACCGCGCGCGGGCTGCGGCTGCGGATCACGCTCGGGCTCGCCGACGACCTGCTCGCCGCGCTGGCCAACGCCCGGCTGGACCTGGTGGTGTCCGCGGTGCGGCCCGCGGACCGCGCGCTGGTCGCCACGCCGTTCGTGGACGAGGAGTTCGTGCTGGTCGGCGCACCGACGCTGGTGCGCACGATCGACCGCGCTCTGCTGGCGGCCGACCCGGTGCGGGCGCTGGCGCACCTGCCGCTGGTCGCGTACGCGGAGGAGCTGCCGATCGTGCGGCGGTACTGGCGCAGCGAGTTCGGCCGCCGCCCGCCCAACCCGGTCGCGGTCGTGGTGCCGGACCTGCGGGCGGTGCTGGCGGCGGTGGTCGCGGGGGCGGGGGTGTCGGCGCTGCCGCGGTACCTCGCCGACCCGGCGCTGGCGGCGGGGTCGGTGGAGCTGGCGCACCAGGCGGCGGTGCCCCCGTTGAACACGTTGTTCCTGGCCACCCGGGTCGGTGGGCTGGCGAACCCGTCGGTGGCGCTGGTGCACGGGCACCTGATGGCCCGCTCGCGCGACTGGGGTGTGCTGTGA
- a CDS encoding type 1 glutamine amidotransferase domain-containing protein, which produces MSKVLVVVSAADALVLADGSSHPTGFWAEEVVESVRVLRDAGVRVDIATPGGARPTVDAASLTDEFAAYLASIDDELAAPLRLADVDAADYDAVLLPGGHGPMADLAFDADLGRLLVAFDDAGKVVAALCHGPAGLLAAVREDGTFAFAGRRLTAFTDEEERQGGLAVPYSVEGRLRELGAVPETGPAWSSTVVVDGNLVTGQNPQSSVDTARRVLTSLS; this is translated from the coding sequence ATGAGCAAGGTCCTCGTGGTCGTCTCGGCGGCCGACGCACTGGTGCTGGCCGACGGGTCGAGCCACCCCACCGGGTTCTGGGCGGAGGAAGTGGTCGAGTCGGTGCGCGTGCTGCGCGACGCGGGCGTGCGCGTGGACATCGCCACGCCTGGCGGCGCGCGCCCGACCGTGGACGCGGCCAGCCTCACCGACGAGTTCGCCGCCTACCTGGCGTCGATCGACGACGAGCTGGCGGCGCCGCTGCGGCTCGCGGACGTCGACGCCGCCGACTACGACGCCGTGCTGCTGCCCGGCGGGCACGGCCCGATGGCGGACCTCGCGTTCGACGCGGACCTCGGCCGGCTGCTGGTGGCGTTCGACGACGCGGGCAAGGTCGTCGCCGCGCTGTGCCACGGCCCGGCCGGGCTGCTGGCCGCGGTGCGCGAGGACGGCACGTTCGCGTTCGCCGGGCGGCGGCTGACCGCGTTCACCGACGAGGAGGAGCGCCAGGGCGGCCTGGCCGTGCCGTACTCCGTGGAGGGGCGGCTGCGCGAGCTGGGCGCGGTGCCCGAGACCGGCCCGGCGTGGTCCAGCACGGTCGTCGTGGACGGCAACCTGGTCACCGGCCAGAACCCTCAGTCCAGCGTGGACACCGCGCGGCGGGTGCTCACCTCCCTGTCGTAG
- a CDS encoding DUF309 domain-containing protein, which translates to MPTSSRDRDEQGRARNARPRDGLGRPLPYGLPGVERQPEGVPRTPAEALAEAQRLLDLGRPFHAHEVLEDAWKAAPEAERELWRGLAQLAVGLTHAARGNQAGASALLSRGTRNISPYLDDPPHGVDVAGLVAWAASGTGVPRLTAPS; encoded by the coding sequence GTGCCGACCAGTTCCCGCGATCGCGACGAGCAGGGTCGGGCCCGCAACGCGCGACCGCGCGACGGGCTCGGCCGGCCCCTGCCCTACGGGCTCCCGGGCGTCGAACGCCAGCCCGAAGGCGTGCCCCGCACGCCCGCCGAAGCGCTGGCCGAGGCACAGCGCCTGCTCGACCTCGGCCGGCCGTTCCACGCGCACGAAGTGCTGGAAGACGCGTGGAAGGCCGCGCCGGAGGCCGAGCGGGAGCTGTGGCGCGGCCTGGCGCAACTGGCCGTCGGCCTGACCCACGCCGCCCGGGGCAACCAGGCGGGCGCGTCGGCGCTGCTGAGCCGGGGCACCCGCAACATCTCCCCCTACCTCGACGACCCGCCGCACGGGGTGGACGTGGCGGGCCTGGTCGCCTGGGCCGCGTCGGGCACCGGCGTGCCGCGGCTGACCGCGCCTTCGTGA
- a CDS encoding DNA polymerase IV, which translates to MSGTDWVLHVDLDQFIAAVEVARRPELRGKPVVVGGAGDPTRRAVVATASYEAREFGVHSGMPLRMAKKKCPDAVFLPSDAAAYEEVSAHVMEVLRELPVVVEVLGWDEAFLGARTDDPEALADTARRAVKAGTGLECSVGIGDNKLRAKLATGFAKPAGVYRLTRDNWVEVMAARPVTALWGIGARTAAKLAGLGVGTVEELARADPEVLAGRFGPAMGPHFRRLALGAGDPVVTATPWVAKSRSRETTFQQDLTDPDEIRDQVRLLARRVAEDVRAEGRPAVRVVVKVRFVPFFTYTRGVAPAEPTADVEPIEAAAVAALARFDDTRAVRLLGVRAEFAGGRS; encoded by the coding sequence GTGTCCGGAACGGACTGGGTGCTGCACGTCGACCTCGACCAGTTCATCGCGGCGGTCGAGGTGGCGCGCCGGCCCGAGCTGCGCGGCAAACCGGTGGTCGTCGGCGGTGCGGGCGACCCGACGCGGCGCGCCGTGGTGGCGACCGCGTCCTACGAGGCGCGCGAGTTCGGCGTCCACTCGGGGATGCCGTTGCGGATGGCGAAGAAGAAGTGCCCGGACGCGGTGTTCCTGCCGTCCGACGCGGCCGCCTACGAAGAGGTGTCGGCGCACGTGATGGAGGTGCTGCGCGAGCTGCCCGTGGTGGTCGAGGTGCTCGGCTGGGACGAGGCGTTCCTGGGCGCGCGCACCGACGACCCGGAGGCGTTGGCCGACACCGCGCGGCGGGCCGTCAAGGCGGGGACCGGGTTGGAGTGCTCGGTCGGCATCGGCGACAACAAGCTGCGCGCCAAGCTCGCCACCGGGTTCGCCAAGCCGGCCGGGGTGTACCGGCTGACCCGGGACAACTGGGTGGAGGTGATGGCCGCCCGGCCGGTGACCGCGTTGTGGGGCATCGGGGCGCGGACCGCGGCCAAGCTCGCCGGGCTGGGCGTCGGCACGGTCGAGGAGCTGGCGCGGGCGGACCCGGAGGTGCTGGCCGGGCGGTTCGGCCCGGCGATGGGGCCGCACTTCCGGCGGTTGGCGCTGGGCGCGGGCGACCCGGTGGTCACCGCGACGCCCTGGGTGGCGAAGTCGCGCAGCCGCGAGACGACGTTCCAACAGGACCTGACGGACCCGGACGAGATCCGGGACCAGGTGCGGCTGCTGGCGCGGCGGGTGGCGGAGGACGTGCGCGCCGAGGGGCGGCCCGCGGTCCGGGTGGTGGTGAAGGTGCGGTTCGTGCCGTTCTTCACGTACACGCGGGGCGTGGCGCCGGCCGAGCCGACGGCGGACGTCGAGCCGATCGAGGCCGCGGCCGTGGCGGCGCTGGCACGATTCGACGACACACGCGCCGTGCGCCTGCTGGGGGTGCGGGCCGAGTTCGCCGGAGGACGGTCATGA
- a CDS encoding ADP-ribosylglycohydrolase family protein produces the protein MLVELAIGDAYGAGFEYADPAFVTRHNTLDGYVRHPRHHGIRPGAYTDDTQMTLALAELRASGVEWTPESVASAFVTAFHRDPREGYARGFQAFLGTVRTGAEFLARIRPDSDKSGAAMRASPAGLLPTAAEVLHHTDVQARVTHDTADGIAAARAAALAVHYCHHGLGPVAEVGPWIADRLGSGVWARPWRGKVGSKGVMSVRAALTALAAGGSLSSVLRACVAFTGDVDTVATVALAAASRSAEIRADLPRALLDGLENGPFGRDHLARVDAHLR, from the coding sequence ATGCTCGTCGAACTGGCCATCGGGGACGCGTACGGCGCGGGCTTCGAGTACGCCGACCCCGCGTTCGTGACCAGGCACAACACCCTGGACGGGTACGTGCGGCACCCCCGGCACCACGGCATCCGGCCCGGCGCCTACACCGACGACACCCAGATGACGCTGGCCTTGGCGGAACTGCGGGCCTCCGGCGTCGAGTGGACGCCCGAGTCGGTGGCGTCGGCGTTCGTCACCGCGTTCCACCGCGACCCGCGCGAGGGCTACGCGCGGGGGTTCCAGGCTTTCCTGGGTACCGTGCGCACCGGCGCCGAGTTCCTGGCGCGGATCCGGCCGGACAGCGACAAGAGCGGCGCGGCGATGCGCGCCTCACCCGCCGGGCTGCTGCCCACCGCGGCCGAGGTGCTGCACCACACCGACGTGCAGGCCCGGGTCACCCACGACACCGCGGACGGCATCGCGGCGGCGCGGGCGGCGGCGTTGGCCGTGCACTACTGCCACCACGGGCTCGGTCCGGTGGCGGAGGTGGGCCCGTGGATCGCCGACCGGCTCGGCTCCGGGGTGTGGGCGCGGCCGTGGCGCGGCAAGGTCGGGTCGAAGGGCGTGATGAGCGTGCGCGCGGCCTTGACCGCGTTGGCCGCGGGCGGGTCGCTGAGCTCGGTGCTGCGGGCGTGCGTGGCGTTCACCGGGGACGTGGACACGGTCGCGACGGTCGCCCTGGCCGCCGCCTCACGGTCCGCGGAGATCCGCGCCGACCTGCCCCGGGCGCTGCTGGACGGCCTGGAGAACGGCCCCTTCGGCCGCGACCACCTGGCCCGGGTGGACGCTCACCTGCGGTAG
- a CDS encoding FKBP-type peptidyl-prolyl cis-trans isomerase has product MAPSKPVVEPYEGAPPADLVIEDITVGDGPEAAPGQLVHVHYVGVAHSTGEQFDASWDRGEAFSFPLGGGRVIAGWDRGVAGMKVGGRRKLVIPAHLGYGDRGAGGVIKGGETLIFVVDLLGVN; this is encoded by the coding sequence ATGGCCCCGAGCAAGCCCGTCGTCGAGCCGTACGAGGGCGCGCCGCCCGCCGACCTGGTGATCGAGGACATCACCGTCGGCGACGGGCCCGAGGCGGCCCCCGGTCAGCTCGTGCACGTGCACTACGTCGGCGTGGCGCACTCGACCGGCGAGCAGTTCGACGCTTCCTGGGACCGCGGCGAGGCGTTCAGCTTCCCGCTCGGCGGCGGCCGGGTCATCGCCGGCTGGGACCGCGGCGTCGCGGGCATGAAGGTCGGCGGCCGGCGCAAGCTGGTCATCCCGGCGCACCTCGGCTACGGCGACCGCGGCGCGGGCGGCGTGATCAAGGGCGGCGAGACGCTGATCTTCGTGGTGGACCTGCTCGGCGTGAACTAG
- a CDS encoding winged helix-turn-helix transcriptional regulator gives MSLVPVPVTAADRAACSVSGLLARVGDKWSLLVLVLLAERPYGFNELDRAVHGLSRRILTRTLRALERDGLVSREVRPGRAAGVTYAATALGRSLLELVVPLGRWVLRHEAEIEAARSAYDREVSTRRAVSTLD, from the coding sequence ATGTCACTGGTCCCGGTGCCGGTCACGGCCGCCGACCGAGCCGCCTGCTCGGTGTCCGGGCTGCTGGCCCGGGTCGGCGACAAGTGGAGCCTGCTGGTGCTGGTGCTGCTCGCCGAACGCCCCTACGGCTTCAACGAGCTGGACCGCGCGGTGCACGGGCTGAGCCGCCGCATCCTCACCCGCACGCTGCGCGCCTTGGAGCGCGACGGCCTGGTCAGCCGGGAGGTGCGGCCCGGCAGGGCGGCCGGCGTGACGTACGCGGCGACCGCGCTGGGCCGGTCCCTGCTGGAGCTGGTCGTCCCCTTGGGACGGTGGGTGCTGCGGCACGAGGCCGAGATCGAGGCCGCGCGGTCGGCCTACGACAGGGAGGTGAGCACCCGCCGCGCGGTGTCCACGCTGGACTGA
- a CDS encoding EI24 domain-containing protein yields MLRDFSTGVKLLGQGFALVFRSPKLLLIGAIPALLTTVLLIGGLVGLAMWIDGIAAWVTPFADDWNDGPRTAIRFAAGFSIIGAFVAIGLLLFTAITLIIGGPFYEHIAETVEDTHLGGVPEAEQVTWLRSAAVGVRDAVLLVGLAILCAIPLFAAGFIPVVGQTVVPVIAVLVNATLLSIELTAIPFTRRGLKLDVRRRTLRKRRAVTLGFAVPVYLLCLVPLAALVVLPAAMAGGTVLAHRLLHDQVG; encoded by the coding sequence GTGCTGCGGGACTTCTCCACCGGTGTCAAGCTGCTCGGCCAGGGGTTCGCCCTGGTGTTCCGGTCGCCGAAACTGCTGCTCATCGGCGCGATCCCGGCGTTGCTCACGACCGTGCTGCTGATCGGCGGCCTGGTCGGGCTCGCGATGTGGATCGACGGGATCGCCGCGTGGGTCACGCCGTTCGCCGACGACTGGAACGACGGGCCGCGCACCGCGATCCGGTTCGCCGCCGGGTTCTCGATCATCGGCGCGTTCGTCGCGATCGGACTGCTGCTGTTCACCGCGATCACGCTGATCATCGGTGGCCCGTTCTACGAGCACATCGCGGAGACCGTCGAGGACACGCACCTCGGCGGCGTGCCCGAGGCCGAGCAGGTGACGTGGCTGAGGTCGGCGGCGGTCGGCGTGCGGGACGCCGTGCTGCTGGTCGGCCTCGCGATCCTGTGCGCCATCCCGCTGTTCGCCGCCGGGTTCATCCCCGTCGTCGGCCAGACCGTGGTGCCGGTCATCGCGGTGCTGGTCAACGCCACGCTGCTGTCGATCGAGCTGACCGCCATCCCGTTCACCCGCCGCGGCCTCAAGCTCGACGTGCGCCGCCGCACGCTGCGCAAGCGGCGGGCGGTCACGCTCGGCTTCGCCGTGCCGGTCTACCTGCTGTGCCTGGTGCCGCTGGCGGCGCTGGTCGTGCTGCCGGCGGCGATGGCAGGCGGCACGGTCCTCGCGCACCGCCTGCTCCACGACCAGGTCGGATGA
- a CDS encoding S1 family peptidase produces the protein MRITRLIPALAAALLSLLALAPSGSAAPATADGGVTPYIIGGGYASNAPWAARLFSNGRQTCSATIIAPTWILTARHCVSGGGLSFRIGSLDQTTGGTVANGVQTYNHSSDLSLVRLDRSVSATYARLGQPGSVTVGQSVQVYGWGATSQCGSEINCQSQYLKVANVTVTGGCTDAYGGNAICARRGNGITAGGDSGGPMMAGGVQVGVASTSDRQTTTAYTNVTRYRSWIQSIAGV, from the coding sequence TTGCGAATCACCAGGTTGATCCCTGCGCTCGCAGCCGCCCTGCTGTCCCTGCTGGCCCTCGCCCCGTCCGGGTCGGCCGCGCCGGCGACGGCGGACGGCGGCGTGACGCCGTACATCATCGGCGGCGGCTACGCGAGCAACGCCCCGTGGGCGGCCCGGCTGTTCTCCAACGGCAGGCAGACGTGCAGCGCGACCATCATCGCGCCCACGTGGATCCTGACCGCGAGGCACTGCGTCAGCGGCGGCGGGCTGTCGTTCCGCATCGGCAGCCTCGACCAGACGACCGGCGGCACGGTCGCCAACGGCGTGCAGACCTACAACCACTCGTCGGACCTGTCGCTGGTCCGGCTCGACCGCTCCGTGTCGGCGACCTACGCCCGGCTCGGCCAGCCCGGCTCGGTCACCGTGGGCCAGTCCGTGCAGGTCTACGGCTGGGGCGCGACGTCCCAGTGCGGCTCGGAGATCAACTGCCAGTCGCAGTACCTGAAGGTCGCGAACGTGACCGTCACCGGCGGCTGCACCGACGCCTACGGCGGCAACGCGATCTGCGCCCGGCGCGGCAACGGCATCACCGCGGGCGGCGACTCGGGCGGCCCGATGATGGCGGGCGGCGTGCAGGTCGGCGTCGCGTCCACCAGTGACCGGCAGACCACCACCGCCTACACCAACGTCACGCGGTACCGGTCCTGGATCCAGTCCATCGCCGGCGTCTGA
- a CDS encoding SDR family NAD(P)-dependent oxidoreductase: MANAVITGGTNGIGRSLAERLAREGHRVAVVGRSAAAPDGVELIRGDLSTIAGTAAVAEEVASRFDVVDHLVLGAGRFTRRREVTADGLEHSFALYAVSRFALVERLLPVLERSAAPVVVSLCGVAGLKGPGIRWDDLALSRGFRPLRAVSQGARAADLLGAGFADRHPGSAVRYVLHNPMFVDSGLGAQVGGLRGRALDGVARLVARSTAGAADQVHRFLSDPPTAPLTASRAGKPVDLGRPEFDRPTAARLYAVLDGITASAS; encoded by the coding sequence ATGGCGAACGCGGTGATCACGGGCGGCACCAACGGCATCGGCCGGAGCTTGGCGGAACGACTGGCGCGAGAGGGGCACCGGGTCGCGGTGGTGGGCCGGTCGGCCGCCGCGCCGGACGGGGTCGAGCTGATCCGGGGCGACCTGAGCACGATCGCCGGCACCGCCGCGGTGGCCGAGGAGGTGGCGTCGCGGTTCGACGTGGTCGACCACCTCGTGCTCGGCGCGGGCCGGTTCACCCGCCGCCGCGAGGTCACCGCCGACGGCTTGGAGCACTCGTTCGCGCTCTACGCGGTGAGCCGGTTCGCGCTGGTGGAACGCCTGCTGCCGGTCCTGGAGCGGTCGGCCGCGCCGGTGGTGGTGAGCCTGTGCGGCGTGGCCGGGCTGAAGGGGCCGGGCATCCGGTGGGACGACCTCGCGCTCAGCCGCGGGTTCCGGCCGCTGCGGGCGGTCAGCCAGGGCGCGCGGGCCGCGGACCTGCTCGGCGCCGGTTTCGCCGACCGGCACCCCGGCAGCGCGGTCCGGTACGTGCTGCACAACCCGATGTTCGTGGACAGCGGCCTGGGCGCGCAGGTCGGCGGGCTGCGCGGCCGGGCGCTGGACGGGGTGGCGCGGCTGGTCGCCCGGTCGACGGCCGGCGCGGCGGACCAGGTGCACCGGTTCCTCTCCGACCCGCCCACCGCGCCGCTCACGGCGTCCCGCGCGGGCAAGCCGGTGGACCTGGGCCGCCCCGAGTTCGACCGCCCCACCGCCGCCCGCCTCTACGCCGTCCTGGACGGCATCACCGCCTCGGCGTCGTGA